The window TTAGAGTACAATATATTATTTGTGTATTTTTATAATCTCAATATTTAATGATATTTTATGGAGGTTATAGATTGGCAAAAGGCCAAAGATTATGAAGATATTACATATAGTAAATGCAATGGTGTCGCGCGTATAGCATTTAATAGACCTAACGTTAGAAATGCATTTAGACCTAAAACAACTAAGGAGTTATATGATGCTTTTTATGATGCCGGAGAAGATACATCTATAGGTGTTGTTTTATTATCTGCAGAGGGACCATCTACTAAAGATGGCGTGTATAGTTTTTGCTCTGGTGGAGATCAAAAGGCCAGAGGTCATCAAGGTTATGTAGGAGAGGATGGTTACCATAGATTAAATATACTTGAGGTACAACGTCTAATTAGATTTATGCCTAAAGCAGTTATAGCAGTTGTCCCAGGTTGGGCAGTTGGTGGTGGACATAGTTTACATGTTGTTTGCGATTTAACTTTAGCAAGTAAAGAACATGCTATTTTTAAACAAACAGATGCCGATGTTACTAGTTTTGATGGTGGATATGGCTCTGCTTACTTAGCCAAAATGGTAGGTCAAAAAAGAGCTAGAGAAATCTTTTTCTTAGGAAGAAATTACTCTGCACAGGAAGCTTATGATATGGGAATGGTAAATGCTGTGATACCTCATGACGAGTTAGAAACGACTGCTTACCAATGGGCACAAGAGATTTTGGAGAAATCACCAACCTCTATAAAGATGTTAAAATTCGCTATGAATTTAACCGACGATGGCATGGTTGGACAGCAAGTATTTGCTGGAGAAGCAACACGATTGGCTTATATGACAGACGAAGCTAAAGAGGGGAGAGATGCGTTTTTAGAAAAGCGTAAGCCTAACTTCCCAAAACAATGGATTCCATAATATATGAAGAACGTTACCAAATGGTTGTCGGCAATGCGCTTACGTACATTGCCATTATCTATTTCTGGAATTATAGTGGCCGCTTGTTTAGCAAAATATAATGGTGTTTTTGATAGCGTAATATTAGTGTTTGCTATTTTAACAACGCTTAGTTATCAAATACTGTCAAATTTGGCTAACGATTATGGAGACGGTGTAAAAGGGACGGATAACGACCAACGCATTGGACCTGTTCGTGCCTTGCAATCTGGTGCTATTACGCACCAGGACATGTATAAAGCGATTAGAATAAATGTAATTATTAGTATTTTACTGACAGCTATATTGCTTTATGTATCTTTTAAAGCCGAGTATTTGTGGTTAGCGCTATTGTTTTTTGTGTTAGCGGGACTCTCTATTTATGCAGCTATAAAATATACCGTTGGTAACAATGCGTATGGTTATAAAGGTAAGGGCGATATTTTTGTCTTTGTTTTTTTTGGCTTAGTAAGTGTTTTAGGATGTTATGTCTTATTTGCAAAGCAAATAGATTTTATTGTCGTTTTACCAGCAATTGCTATAGGTTTATTAAGTACAGCGGTACTTAACTTGAATAACATGAGGGATATTATATCTGATGTAACAGCAAACAAAATAACGTTGGCTGTAAAATTAGGAGCTGAAACCGCTAAAAAATATCATTATTTTTTAATTATTACAGCTATCGTATTATCGGTTTTATTTGGTGTTATTTACTATAAATCACCTTTAAATTTG is drawn from Psychroserpens sp. NJDZ02 and contains these coding sequences:
- a CDS encoding 1,4-dihydroxy-2-naphthoyl-CoA synthase, translated to MEVIDWQKAKDYEDITYSKCNGVARIAFNRPNVRNAFRPKTTKELYDAFYDAGEDTSIGVVLLSAEGPSTKDGVYSFCSGGDQKARGHQGYVGEDGYHRLNILEVQRLIRFMPKAVIAVVPGWAVGGGHSLHVVCDLTLASKEHAIFKQTDADVTSFDGGYGSAYLAKMVGQKRAREIFFLGRNYSAQEAYDMGMVNAVIPHDELETTAYQWAQEILEKSPTSIKMLKFAMNLTDDGMVGQQVFAGEATRLAYMTDEAKEGRDAFLEKRKPNFPKQWIP
- the menA gene encoding 1,4-dihydroxy-2-naphthoate octaprenyltransferase gives rise to the protein MKNVTKWLSAMRLRTLPLSISGIIVAACLAKYNGVFDSVILVFAILTTLSYQILSNLANDYGDGVKGTDNDQRIGPVRALQSGAITHQDMYKAIRINVIISILLTAILLYVSFKAEYLWLALLFFVLAGLSIYAAIKYTVGNNAYGYKGKGDIFVFVFFGLVSVLGCYVLFAKQIDFIVVLPAIAIGLLSTAVLNLNNMRDIISDVTANKITLAVKLGAETAKKYHYFLIITAIVLSVLFGVIYYKSPLNLIYFVAYIPLGLHLKKVRSVTNPKDFDPELKKLALTTVLLSLLLGIGHLL